A single window of Actinoallomurus bryophytorum DNA harbors:
- a CDS encoding LytR/AlgR family response regulator transcription factor: MLRVLAADDEAPALEELTYLLRRHPRVQMVRPAADAAEALRDLGRMITEGDRLDAVFLDIRMPGLDGLDFTRLVTGFADPPAVVFVTAHDEFAVTAFELGAVDYLLKPVDPGRLNEAIRRVEHAVHRDAAADEPEPDEMIPVELGGRTRLIPLAGVTHAQAHGDYVRLHTLDGSYLVRVPLAALAEKWGPVGFIRIHRSTLVAAAHINELRFDDGRAVVQVGDRPLMVSRRHTREVRDLLVRRFRQEARGPR; this comes from the coding sequence ATGCTGCGCGTGCTCGCCGCCGACGACGAGGCCCCGGCGCTCGAGGAGCTCACCTACCTCCTCCGCCGGCATCCTCGTGTGCAGATGGTCCGCCCGGCGGCCGATGCCGCCGAGGCGCTGCGCGACCTCGGCCGCATGATCACCGAAGGTGACCGGCTCGACGCGGTGTTCCTCGACATCCGGATGCCCGGCCTCGACGGGCTCGACTTCACGCGCCTCGTCACCGGGTTCGCCGACCCGCCCGCGGTCGTCTTCGTCACCGCCCACGACGAGTTCGCGGTGACCGCGTTCGAGCTCGGCGCCGTCGACTATCTCCTCAAGCCGGTCGACCCCGGCCGCCTCAACGAGGCCATACGCCGCGTCGAGCACGCCGTCCACCGCGACGCCGCGGCCGACGAGCCCGAGCCCGACGAGATGATCCCGGTCGAGCTCGGCGGCCGCACCCGCCTGATCCCGCTCGCGGGCGTGACCCACGCACAGGCCCACGGCGACTACGTCCGGCTGCACACGCTCGACGGCAGCTACCTCGTACGGGTGCCGCTGGCGGCCCTCGCCGAAAAATGGGGGCCGGTCGGCTTCATCCGCATCCACCGCAGCACGCTGGTCGCCGCCGCGCACATCAACGAGCTGCGCTTCGACGACGGACGCGCGGTCGTCCAGGTCGGTGACCGGCCGCTGATGGTGAGCCGCCGACATACGCGAGAGGTCCGCGACCTGCTCGTCCGCCGATTCCGGCAGGAGGCCCGCGGCCCGAGATGA